In Pomacea canaliculata isolate SZHN2017 linkage group LG12, ASM307304v1, whole genome shotgun sequence, a single genomic region encodes these proteins:
- the LOC112577024 gene encoding glycine-rich protein 23-like yields MKVSAVIVLFCLVATSLASFYYPPKIAKILVIPKYGYGSYGGYGGYGGYGGYGGYGGYGGIGGFGGGFGGGIGGIGGIGGIGLLGGGLGLGGGFGGFGGGHGGKYY; encoded by the coding sequence ATGAAGGTTTCCGCTGTCATTGTGCTGTTCTGCTTGGTGGCTACCAGCCTCGCTAGCTTCTACTACCCACCTAAGATCGCGAAGATCCTCGTCATTCCTAAATACGGCTATGGAAgctatggaggctatggaggATATGGAGGCTAcggaggctatggaggctacgGTGGTTACGGAGGAATCGGAGGCTTTGGCGGCGGCTTCGGCGGCGGCATCGGCGGCATCGGCGGCATCGGCGGTATTGGCCTCCTAGGCGGTGGTCTAGGTCTTGGAGGAGGTTTTGGAGGATTCGGTGGTGGTCATGGAGGCAAATACTATTGA